One Manihot esculenta cultivar AM560-2 chromosome 6, M.esculenta_v8, whole genome shotgun sequence DNA segment encodes these proteins:
- the LOC110617293 gene encoding uncharacterized protein LOC110617293 — protein MSEEKIYVIPEHEPTPMIPESDFVPVTQESDSISRITRSNSASVVRESDPPLFLEGTESKDGHVRRYSTGNVGIPYKSVKILSGYLAASVGSCHDYCNYEQRHDLETKTRVNSILETIMEGQGTGQDIGKVLTLAERKKILAVNCVSSHGSRIQKPDIAVVSKQEVPSSTKKETVLFKQLSLPIKEVDPRPRPMLPTSPSLPINGQLNQKQYGEIQENNEMGTSLVTSHGASSGREQRKLRSTNKMKNSTLDGKKVLSRATASLPALHSLKKVLTRPMASVSPKRSVKRVSSMDTKIFKSLKGVSHVKDCSVVGKAESQRSSNKSVPEKTSYVTGLNAENKAVKLTQHSDCSPSHSMLHKDKDSKHQKAISQVRLSLPSAAKILRRTRSGIHTSRSPKSPENESLRLTKEGIHVTGSSTSLASSKSNNGDNGGIFSEDPGTDINNGVVNAKVELRTRPRNGEAANTKDTNSTTRKLSFRKPKVPELHPVVSSPRRLKLRRRELIDGQIGKVGTTESTIRNTKTHVDKGDANVGKSESKKVALKHQDGNDGGCFPEDLETDIDNRVVHAKLEPRTRPKNVGAANTKYTDSSTRKLSFRKAKVLELRPVINSPRRLKFRGRKLIDFQLGNIETTESTIKNTKTHVDEGDANLGKSESKKVVLNHQDVEGKKEEQNLLNEVIEGTAGKLAESRKSKVKALVSAFETVISRQDTSINS, from the coding sequence ATGTCTGAGGAGAAAATTTATGTTATTCCAGAACATGAGCCAACACCAATGATACCCGAGAGCGATTTTGTACCAGTGACTCAGGAGAGTGATTCTATCTCACGGATCACAAGGAGTAATTCTGCGTCTGTGGTTCGTGAGAGTGATCCTCCACTTTTCTTGGAGGGTACTGAGTCCAAAGATGGTCATGTAAGAAGGTACTCTACTGGGAACGTTGGTATTCCATACAAAAGTGTAAAGATTCTTTCCGGTTATCTTGCAGCTTCGGTAGGTTCCTGCCATGATTATTGTAACTATGAACAAAGGCATGATCTTGAAACAAAGACAAGAGTCAATTCTATATTGGAAACAATAATGGAAGGGCAAGGTACAGGACAAGACATTGGGAAGGTTCTAACTTTAGCAGAGAGAAAGAAGATATTAGCAGTCAATTGTGTGTCTTCTCATGGTTCCAGGATCCAGAAACCTGATATTGCTGTTGTCAGCAAGCAAGAGGTTCCATCATCAACTAAGAAAGAAACTGTCTTGTTTAAACAGCTTTCACTGCCTATCAAGGAAGTGGATCCAAGGCCAAGGCCTATGTTACCAACATCGCCTAGTCTACCGATAAACGGGCAATTAAACCAGAAACAATATGGTGAAATCCAAGAAAACAATGAAATGGGCACTTCTTTGGTGACTTCACATGGAGCTTCAAGTGGTAGAGAACAAAGAAAACTTAGAAGTACTAATAAAATGAAGAACTCCACATTGGATGGGAAAAAGGTTTTGTCAAGAGCAACTGCTTCTTTGCCTGCCTTGCATTCTCTTAAGAAGGTTTTGACTCGACCAATGGCTTCAGTTTCTCCCAAACGCTCTGTAAAGAGAGTTTCAAGTATGGATACTAAAATATTCAAGAGCCTGAAAGGAGTTTCTCATGTGAAGGATTGCAGTGTTGTTGGAAAAGCTGAATCCCAGCGATCCAGCAATAAGTCTGTGCCAGAGAAGACGTCGTATGTGACTGGATTGAATGCTGAGAATAAAGCTGTCAAACTGACTCAGCACAGTGATTGTTCTCCATCACATTCCATGTTACATAAGGATAAAGACTCGAAACATCAAAAAGCAATTTCGCAAGTTCGGTTGTCTCTACCTTCTGCAGCGAAGATTTTAAGACGCACTCGCTCTGGAATCCATACCAGTCGATCACCTAAATCCCCTGAGAATGAAAGCTTGAGACTCACTAAAGAGGGAATTCATGTTACTGGCTCATCCACTTCTTTGGCATCCTCCAAGTCTAACAATGGTGACAATGGTGGCATCTTCTCTGAAGATCCAGGAACTGACATCAATAATGGAGTAGTAAACGCAAAAGTGGAACTGAGAACTAGGCCTAGAAATGGTGAAGCAGCTAACACAAAAGATACAAATTCCACAACCAGAAAACTAAGTTTTCGGAAACCAAAAGTACCTGAGCTTCACCCTGTTGTTAGTTCTCCAAGGAGGCTGAAACTCAGGCGAAGAGAACTCATTGATGGCCAAATTGGTAAAGTTGGGACTACAGAAAGTACTATTAGGAACACAAAAACTCATGTTGATAAAGGTGATGCTAATGTTGGAAAATCAGAAAGCAAAAAGGTTGCTTTAAAACACCAAGATGGTAACGATGGTGGCTGCTTCCCTGAAGATCTTGAAACTGACATTGATAATAGAGTAGTACATGCAAAGTTGGAACCCAGGACTAGGCCTAAAAATGTTGGAGCAGCTAACACAAAATATACGGATTCCTCAACCAGAAAGCTAAGTTTTAGGAAAGCAAAGGTACTTGAGCTTCGCCCTGTTATTAATTCTCCAAGGAGGCTCAAATTCAGGGGAAGAAAACTCATAGATTTCCAACTTGGTAACATTGAGACTACAGAAAGTACCATTAAGAACACAAAAACTCATGTTGATGAAGGTGACGCTAATCTTGGAAAATCAGAAAGCAAGAAGGTTGTTTTAAACCACCAAGatgtagaaggaaagaaagaagagcAGAATTTGTTGAATGAAGTGATTGAAGGGACGGCAGGTAAGCTTGCTGAGAGCAGGAAGAGCAAGGTCAAGGCGTTGGTTAGTGCTTTTGAAACAGTTATCTCTCGTCAGGATACCAGTATCAACAGTTGA
- the LOC110617320 gene encoding uncharacterized protein LOC110617320, whose protein sequence is MAMLGMQAETQLYFPGYCSTRDLNLNASCIIWPPTHVDKISKNGHYFNENLDPSSLVQYLTYKERLKQTMLQHEAIFRDQIHELHRLYNRQRELMEEMKRIKFHGHHLQLETPHTNQTSLECFHRTHEVSALPWLNPAFSLSSISGAENQQNHLKYVEEKIIQDVFSTFKTEGSRKETLSIESKHKKFGKRILDLELPADEYIGTEQEESLGGGTAPSEVSVYPMKAIAKDLQKSVVESLHGVNDGNLVFQGYNMSQASSSRGTKCLADLNEPIKLEEETDPESNVFLGPVPDLRLVPGQDLSAKRNSDFGAQPKELIQNTQTGADPDSFSSMLHLDRDEGQQECRSDNDDAVKGSSEVNSFPEKIFTETLSEDVETEQLHEKHIKRSADPKFTRDIDLNSMYCSDVATHSTSITNGEEKCKESTGGLPLYRTNPAQLVKPNKTLHLDCNSMPDSGEQQTTNDRVLGSKHDYMSSGFVFHVDLNSCINDDDSSPVTTLSKEIDLQAPASPENKETSPPRGESDENRLEMPSELPKQETRDLLDDLITVAAETIISISSSQVQTFSEIMTSKPSGASSHNDSLYWFSKIASSVVGDPESELGVVLSFRNTDCHDEYLSDGLDYFEAMTLKLKDTEVEQYCCKTKILNEEAASPPSFPIQGGTRRRRQQRKDFQSEILPSLASLSRYEVTEDLQAIGGLIEASHQNTGARRTGRNGWTRGRRRRPSTSSAKAETSLCALLKQQTSNGEPSIEESGLIGWGKITRRRRGQRCPASNPGIILSQV, encoded by the exons ATGGCAATGCTAGGAATGCAAGCAGAAACACAGTTGTACTTCCCAGGATATTGTTCCACTAGGGATCTTAATTTAAACGCTAGTTGCATTATTTGGCCTCCAACTCATGTTGACAAAATCTCAAAGAATGGACACTACTTCAATGAGAACTTGGATCCTTCATCTCTGGTCCAGTATTTGACTTACAAAGAAAGATTGAAGCAAACAATGCTCCAGCATGAAGCTATATTTAGGGATCAG ATCCATGAACTCCATCGCCTTTACAACAGGCAAAGAGAATTAATGGAAGAAATGAAAAGGATCAAGTTTCATGGACATCATCTACAGCTGGAAACTCCACATACAAATCAAACCTCATTGGAGTGTTTCCATAGGACACATGAAGTTTCGGCCTTGCCCTGGTTGAATCCTGCTTTTAGTCTATCCTCCATTTCGGGTGCTGAAAACCAACAAAATCATTTGAAATATGTTGAAGAAAAGATCATACAGGATGTTTTCAGTACTTTTAAAACTGAAGGCTCTAGAAAAGAAACATTATCAATAGAGTCTAAGCACAAGAAATTTGGTAAAAGGATATTGGATCTGGAACTTCCAGCTGATGAGTACATTGGTACTGAACAAGAGGAATCTTTAGGTGGGGGAACAGCTCCTTCTGAAGTGTCAGTTTATCCTATGAAAGCCATTGCCAAGGATCTGCAGAAGAGTGTTGTAGAATCACTTCATGGAGTTAACGATGGTAACTTGGTTTTCCAGGGCTATAATATGTCTCAAGCTTCATCTTCTAGGGGAACCAAATGCCTTGCTGATTTGAATGAACCCATCAAGCTTGAGGAAGAAACAGATCCTGAATCCAATGTTTTTCTAGGTCCTGTGCCAGACCTTAGATTGGTTCCTGGCCAGGATCTTTCTGCAAAAAGAAATTCAGACTTCGGAGCTCAACCAAAGGAGCTCATCCAAAATACCCAGACTGGAGCAGATCCTGATTCTTTCTCAAGTATGTTACACCTGGACAGGGATGAAGGTCAACAGGAGTGCCGATCTGATAATGATGATGCTG TGAAAGGTAGCAGTGAAGTGAATTCTTTCCCTGAAAAGATTTTTACAGAAACACTATCGGAAGATGTTGAGACTGAGCAACTCCATGAAAAGCACATTAAGCGTTCTGCGGATCCCAAATTTACAAGGGATATAGACCTGAATTCCATGTATTGTTCAGATGTGGCCACCCACAGTACTTCGATCACCAATGGAGAAGAGAAATGTAAAGAGTCAACAGGAGGCTTACCTTTGTATAGAACAAATCCAGCACAGCTTGTGAAACCCAATAAAACACTCCACTTGGATTGCAATTCTATGCCTGACTCAGGAGAACAGCAAACCACAAATGACCGAGTTTTGGGAAGCAAACATGATTATATGTCCTCAGGCTTTGTATTTCATGTTGACCTCAACTCGTGCATAAATGATGATGATTCTTCACCAGTTACCACTCTGTCCAAGGAAATTGATTTGCAGGCTCCTGCAAGCCCAGAAAACAAGGAAACTTCTCCGCCTAGAGGAGAATCAGATGAAAATCGACTAGAGATGCCTAGTGAACTTCCAAAACAAGAAACTAGGGATCTGCTAGATGATCTAATTACAGTTGCAGCAGAGACTATAATTTCCATTTCGTCATCTCAGGTTCAAACTTTTTCGGAGATAATGACTTCCAAACCATCTGGAGCTTCTTCACACAATGATTCTCTCTATTGGTTTTCCAAGATAGCATCTTCTGTAGTCGGTGATCCAGAGAGTGAACTTGGTGTGGTTTTGAGTTTTAGGAACACTGATTGTCATGATGAGTATCTTTCTGATGGGCTTGATTACTTTGAAGCCATGACATTGAAACTTAAGGATACAGAGGTAGAACAGTACTGTTGTAAGACCAAAATCTTAAATGAGGAAGCAGCATCTCCACCTTCATTTCCTATTCAGGGTGGGACAAGAAGACGGAGGCAGCAGCGGAAGGACTTTCAAAGTGAAATTCTCCCAAGTCTTGCCTCTTTGTCAAGGTACGAAGTAACCGAGGATCTTCAGGCAATAGGAGGTCTAATTGAGGCTTCTCATCAAAATACAGGTGCCAGGAGAACGGGTAGAAATGGGTGGACAagggggaggaggaggaggccttcAACATCTTCTGCCAAGGCAGAAACCTCATTGTGCGCACTGTTGAAGCAGCAAACTTCAAATGGTGAACCCAGCATTGAGGAGAGCGGCCTAATAGGCTGGGGGAAGATAACAAGACGGCGCAGGGGGCAGAGATGTCCTGCCAGTAATCCTGGGATAATCTTGAGTCAAGTATAG
- the LOC110617321 gene encoding flavin-containing monooxygenase FMO GS-OX-like 9, which translates to MVSEQLSLSRNVCVIGAGPSGLVSARELRKEGHRVVVLEQKHDVGGQWLYEPNVEKEDPLGRNKFLEVHSSVYASLRLASPREIMGYTDFPFLAKKGRDMRRFPGYRELWLYLKDFCDHFGLREMIRFNTRVEYVGMLDYGDEFKKDLKWVVKSRREEKNGDYKEVDEVFDAVVVATGHYSQPKINPIKGMDTWKRKQMHSHVYRDPEPFRNEVVVVVGNSMSGQDISMELVKVAKEVHLSAKSLEITLGLSKVISNHENLHLRPQIECLEEDGRVVFADGSQVVADTILYCTGYTYSFPFLDTKGIVSLEDGRVGPLYEHTFPPSLAPSLSFVGIPKKIIGFPFFESQAKWISQLLSGKRSLPSWDEMMNAIQEFHQSRDSAGIPKHKTHEIADFEYCDRYADHAGFPHLEEWRKQLCMSALVNAYANLEIYRDSWDDHDLLQEAFQSSHFTQPLGVQDFTV; encoded by the exons ATGGTTTCTGAGCAGCTGAGCCTATCGAGGAATGTCTGTGTGATCGGAGCAGGACCATCTGGGCTAGTGTCGGCTCGAGAGCTGAGGAAAGAAGGTCACAGAGTGGTGGTTTTGGAACAAAAGCATGATGTTGGAGGGCAATGGTTGTATGAACCAAATGTAGAGAAAGAAGATCCATTAGGAAGGAACAAGTTCTTAGAAGTGCATAGTAGCGTTTATGCGTCTCTAAGATTGGCTTCGCCAAGGGAGATTATGGGTTACACAGATTTCCCATTTTTGGCGAAGAAAGGTAGAGACATGAGGAGATTTCCTGGGTATAGGGAACTTTGGCTGTACCTTAAAGATTTTTGTGATCACTTTGGTTTAAGAGAGATGATAAGGTTTAACACTAGGGTAGAGTATGTGGGCATGTTGGATTATGGTGATGAGTTCAAGAAAGATTTGAAATGGGTTGTAAAGAGCAGAAGAGAGGAAAAAAATGGAGATTATAAAGAAGTAGATGAGGTGTTTGATGCAGTGGTGGTTGCTACTGGTCATTACTCTCAGCCTAAGATAAATCCCATTAAAG GAATGGATACATGGAAGAGGAAGCAAATGCACAGTCATGTTTACAGAGATCCTGAGCCATTTCGCAATGAG GTAGTTGTGGTTGTGGGGAATTCAATGAGTGGCCAAGATATATCCATGGAGCTTGTAAAAGTAGCAAAGGAAGTCCACCTCAGTGCCAAATCCCTTGAGATCACACTGGGTTTATCCAAAGTCATTTCTAACCATGAAAATCTCCATCTTCGTCCACAG ATAGAATGTCTTGAAGAAGATGGCAGGGTCGTATTTGCAGATGGGTCTCAGGTCGTAGCCGACACCATCTTATACTGCACAGG GTATACATACTCATTCCCGTTTCTTGACACTAAAGGAATAGTAAGCTTGGAAGATGGTAGAGTGGGACCTTTGTATGAGCACACCTTCCCTCCATCGCTTGctccttctctctcttttgTTGGCATACCTAAAAAG ATCATAGGGTTCCCTTTCTTTGAGTCACAAGCAAAATGGATATCTCAACTGCTGTCTGGGAAAAGAAGCCTTCCGTCATGGGATGAAATGATGAATGCCATTCAGGAATTTCATCAATCAAGGGATTCTGCTGGTATTCCTAAGCATAAAACCCATGAAATTGCAGATTTTGAG TATTGTGACAGATATGCAGATCATGCTGGATTCCCACACTTAGAAGAATGGAGGAAGCAGCTCTGCATGTCAGCCTTAGTAAATGCTTATGCCAACTTGGAAATATACCGTGACTCCTGGGATGACCATGACCTGCTTCAAGAGGCTTTTCAAAGTTCTCATTTCACTCAACCACTTGGGGTTCAAGATTTTACTGTTTAG